A section of the Bradyrhizobium oligotrophicum S58 genome encodes:
- a CDS encoding c-type cytochrome, translating to MGPMSVPSPSWPSAIGLWIVATTVACAGEASPDPAKLANLVRQDCGSCHGLTLKGGLGKPLTPDHLRAWNSDQLVSIVLDGVPGTPMPPWRPLISEEDARWIVARLQEGNLP from the coding sequence ATGGGACCGATGTCGGTGCCATCTCCGTCGTGGCCTAGCGCCATCGGCCTGTGGATCGTGGCGACGACGGTCGCCTGCGCGGGTGAAGCCTCGCCGGACCCTGCCAAGCTCGCCAATCTGGTGCGGCAGGACTGCGGCTCCTGTCACGGGCTGACCTTGAAGGGCGGGCTCGGCAAGCCGCTGACGCCGGATCATCTGCGTGCCTGGAACAGCGATCAACTCGTCAGCATCGTGCTCGACGGTGTGCCGGGCACGCCGATGCCGCCCTGGCGTCCATTGATCAGCGAAGAGGATGCTCGCTGGATCGTCGCGCGGCTGCAGGAGGGCAATCTGCCATGA
- the cobA gene encoding uroporphyrinogen-III C-methyltransferase: MSMGKVYLVGAGPGDPELLTVKAVRAIAAADVVVYDRLVPDGILATISDGVARINVGKQAGLHPVPQVEINDILVKLGRAGRTVVRLKGGDPFIFGRGSEEAAELEAAGIPYEVIPGITAAQGCAAAARIPLTHRGLATGVRYVTGHRKADEPLELDWDSLADPDTTLVVYMGLANVEEITRNLIARGLPGSLPVLAVCQGTTAQERRICTRLDALTAVTREAAFTGPVLFIIGRVAGMALQRSEQNHGTDVGAISVVA; this comes from the coding sequence ATGTCGATGGGAAAGGTCTATCTGGTCGGGGCTGGTCCGGGCGATCCCGAGCTTCTGACGGTCAAGGCGGTGCGTGCGATCGCCGCGGCCGACGTCGTGGTCTACGACCGCCTGGTGCCCGACGGCATTCTCGCCACCATCAGTGACGGCGTCGCCCGTATCAATGTCGGCAAGCAGGCCGGCTTGCATCCGGTGCCGCAGGTCGAGATCAACGATATTCTTGTGAAGCTCGGCCGGGCCGGGCGCACCGTGGTCCGCCTGAAGGGTGGCGATCCCTTCATCTTCGGCCGCGGTTCGGAAGAGGCTGCCGAGCTCGAGGCCGCAGGCATTCCTTATGAGGTGATTCCGGGCATCACGGCGGCGCAGGGTTGTGCGGCCGCGGCGCGGATTCCGTTGACTCATCGCGGGCTCGCCACCGGCGTTCGCTATGTGACCGGCCATCGCAAAGCCGATGAGCCGCTCGAGCTCGACTGGGACAGCCTGGCCGATCCGGACACGACGCTGGTCGTCTACATGGGCCTCGCCAATGTCGAGGAGATCACGCGCAACCTGATCGCGCGCGGGCTGCCGGGATCGTTGCCGGTGCTTGCGGTGTGTCAAGGAACGACGGCACAGGAGCGGCGAATATGCACACGCCTGGACGCGCTCACAGCAGTGACGCGCGAGGCGGCATTCACCGGACCCGTGCTGTTCATCATCGGCCGTGTCGCCGGCATGGCCTTGCAGCGGAGTGAGCAGAACCATGGGACCGATGTCGGTGCCATCTCCGTCGTGGCCTAG
- a CDS encoding nitrite reductase, translated as MRNRAFLLAMLTGGIAVIGGAILGPVAANAQADSAAPKPADVQQHKTTPGGQYQPSLDTLGAKPTEQPGTKPGDPVLSKAEFDQANRIYFERCAGCHGVLRKGATGKPLTPDLTKKLGFDYLRDFITYGSPGGMPNWGSSGQLSEAEVALMARYLLNDPAQPPEFGLKEMKDSWKVIVPVAQRPTKKLNKLDIDNLFAVTLRDAGEVALIDGTTKKIELILQTGYAVHISRMSASGRYLYTVGRDSKLNLVDLWMDPPQTVAELKIGTEARSVETSKFKGYEDKYAIAGAYWPPQYVLMDGATLEPLKVVSTRGMTYDTQEFHPEPRVASIVASHYNPEFVVNIKETGQTLLVNYKDIKNLKVTAIEAERFLHDGGFDKTGRYFFVAANARHRIAIIDTKEDKLVKVLESGGQTPHPGRGANFEHPKFGPVWATSHLGNETISFIGSDPEKHKDNAWKVVQTVDGQGGGSLFIKTHPKSENIYVDTPLNTDAEISSSVAVFKIKDLTKEKPEYKVLPIGQWSGISEGARRVVQGEFNKEGNEIWFSVWNNKAQESAIVVVDDKTLTMKTVIRDKRLVTPTGKFNVYNTRNDVY; from the coding sequence ATGCGGAATCGCGCTTTTTTACTTGCGATGCTGACAGGCGGCATAGCCGTCATCGGCGGAGCAATTCTGGGACCGGTCGCGGCGAATGCGCAGGCTGACAGCGCAGCGCCAAAGCCTGCCGACGTCCAACAACACAAGACGACGCCGGGCGGCCAGTACCAGCCGAGCCTCGACACGCTGGGCGCGAAGCCGACCGAACAGCCGGGCACCAAACCGGGCGATCCCGTGCTGAGCAAGGCGGAGTTCGATCAGGCCAACCGCATCTATTTCGAGCGCTGCGCCGGCTGCCATGGCGTGCTGCGCAAGGGCGCCACGGGCAAGCCGCTGACGCCTGACCTGACCAAGAAGCTCGGCTTCGACTATCTGCGCGACTTCATCACCTACGGATCGCCCGGCGGCATGCCGAACTGGGGTTCGTCCGGCCAGCTTTCGGAGGCCGAAGTGGCGCTGATGGCGCGCTATCTGCTCAACGACCCGGCGCAGCCGCCGGAGTTCGGCCTCAAGGAGATGAAGGACAGCTGGAAGGTCATCGTGCCGGTGGCGCAGCGGCCGACCAAGAAGCTGAACAAGCTCGACATCGACAACCTGTTCGCGGTGACGCTGCGCGATGCCGGCGAGGTCGCTCTCATCGACGGCACCACCAAGAAGATCGAGCTGATCCTGCAGACCGGCTACGCCGTGCACATCTCGCGCATGTCGGCCTCCGGCCGCTACCTCTACACGGTCGGCCGCGACTCCAAGCTCAATCTGGTCGATCTCTGGATGGACCCGCCGCAGACGGTCGCCGAGCTCAAGATCGGCACCGAGGCGCGCTCGGTCGAGACCTCGAAGTTCAAGGGCTATGAGGACAAGTACGCCATTGCCGGTGCCTATTGGCCGCCGCAATACGTGCTGATGGATGGCGCGACGCTGGAGCCGCTCAAGGTGGTCTCGACCCGCGGCATGACCTACGACACGCAGGAATTCCATCCGGAGCCGCGTGTCGCCTCGATCGTGGCCTCGCACTACAATCCGGAGTTCGTGGTCAACATCAAGGAGACCGGACAGACCCTGCTGGTCAACTACAAGGACATCAAGAACCTGAAGGTGACCGCGATCGAAGCCGAGCGCTTCCTGCATGATGGCGGCTTCGACAAGACCGGGCGCTATTTCTTCGTGGCGGCGAATGCGCGGCATCGGATCGCGATCATCGACACCAAGGAGGACAAGCTGGTCAAGGTGTTGGAGTCGGGCGGCCAGACGCCGCATCCGGGCCGCGGCGCGAATTTCGAGCATCCGAAGTTCGGGCCGGTCTGGGCCACCAGCCATCTCGGCAACGAGACCATCTCGTTCATCGGCTCCGATCCCGAGAAGCACAAGGACAACGCCTGGAAGGTGGTGCAGACGGTCGACGGCCAGGGCGGCGGTTCGCTGTTCATCAAGACCCATCCGAAGTCGGAGAACATCTACGTCGATACGCCGCTGAACACCGACGCCGAAATCTCCTCCTCGGTCGCCGTCTTCAAGATCAAGGACCTCACCAAGGAGAAGCCTGAATACAAGGTGCTGCCGATCGGCCAATGGTCGGGCATCTCCGAAGGCGCCCGTCGCGTGGTGCAGGGCGAGTTCAACAAGGAGGGCAACGAGATCTGGTTCTCCGTGTGGAACAACAAGGCGCAGGAATCGGCGATCGTGGTCGTCGATGACAAGACGCTGACGATGAAGACGGTGATCCGCGACAAGCGGCTGGTCACGCCCACCGGCAAGTTCAACGTCTACAACACGCGAAACGACGTCTACTGA
- a CDS encoding NosR/NirI family protein — protein sequence MSKVLSGFVLAIGLMAGAADAADLQVAAQFFASSTPVTVEAAQGKPPAAPVKAADGRLLGYAFSTLDVSGSVGYAGRPLDIVAAITTDGIVTGATIVAHEEPILVIGIPKDALAAYVANFKGFDIRPGASLKPSDDLSRGPHAVAGATITSTVIRDAILRSARAVLRSRVAVTDTAPRLDRETLRRLSWQGLLAEGAVQRRLISRGEAAKRLGTQDGEPDKPFIDLWLALATPPPIGESLLGQRGYEAEMGKVGTEDDLVLIGASGLYSFKGTAWRQSGTFERIELVQGSRTIALKAADHTAIEALHAAGAPELREIAVFRIRHASGFDPTKPFRLDLDLGAPSSAAGPAVVGIDYRIPDRYLIAPPPPSTPSTPAASAAAAQAQSPVWQDIWWSRRYEIGVLGAMLAVLAAILVLQDTVTAHGQFYYRLRTGYMLLTLVFLGLIANAQLSVVNVLTFIHALLSGFRWELFLLDPLVFLLWSFVAVSMLFWGRGVFCGWLCPFGTLQELSNHLARRIGIKQIEVPFGLHERLWMIKYVGFVAILAISLRSILAAFTVAEIEPFKTTITMKLMREWPFVLYALTLLGAGLFIERFYCRYLCPLGAALAIPARMRMFEWLKRYRECGAECHVCARRCTVQAIHPLGQINPNECIYCLKCQANYFDSETCLHLKKRAQRRTPLPPPTSAPPARSS from the coding sequence ATGAGCAAGGTCCTGAGCGGTTTTGTGCTCGCGATAGGCCTTATGGCCGGCGCGGCTGATGCCGCCGATCTTCAGGTCGCAGCGCAGTTCTTCGCATCATCGACACCGGTGACGGTCGAGGCGGCACAGGGCAAGCCGCCGGCCGCGCCGGTCAAGGCCGCGGACGGGCGTCTCCTCGGCTACGCCTTTTCGACCCTCGATGTCTCCGGCTCGGTCGGCTATGCCGGCCGGCCGCTCGACATCGTTGCCGCGATCACGACCGACGGAATCGTCACCGGCGCGACCATTGTCGCGCATGAGGAGCCGATCCTGGTGATCGGCATTCCCAAGGATGCCCTTGCGGCCTATGTCGCCAATTTCAAGGGCTTCGACATCAGGCCGGGCGCCTCGCTGAAGCCGTCCGACGATCTCTCGCGCGGACCGCACGCGGTGGCGGGCGCCACCATCACCTCGACGGTGATCCGCGACGCGATCCTGCGCTCGGCCCGCGCGGTGTTGCGCAGCCGCGTGGCGGTGACCGACACCGCACCGCGACTGGACCGCGAGACGCTGCGCCGCCTGTCCTGGCAGGGCCTGCTCGCCGAAGGCGCCGTGCAGCGCCGGCTGATCTCGCGCGGCGAAGCGGCAAAGCGCCTGGGCACGCAGGACGGCGAGCCGGACAAGCCTTTCATCGACCTGTGGCTCGCGCTCGCCACGCCGCCGCCGATCGGCGAGAGCCTGCTCGGCCAGCGCGGCTATGAGGCCGAAATGGGCAAGGTCGGCACCGAGGACGATCTGGTGCTGATCGGCGCCTCCGGCCTCTATTCGTTCAAGGGCACGGCGTGGCGGCAGAGCGGCACGTTCGAGAGGATCGAGCTGGTGCAGGGCAGCCGCACCATCGCCCTGAAAGCCGCCGACCACACGGCGATCGAGGCGCTGCATGCGGCGGGCGCGCCGGAGCTGCGCGAGATCGCGGTGTTTCGTATTCGGCATGCGAGCGGCTTCGATCCGACCAAGCCATTCCGGCTCGACCTCGATCTCGGCGCACCGTCATCGGCCGCAGGTCCCGCTGTCGTCGGCATCGACTACCGCATTCCCGACCGCTATCTGATCGCGCCGCCGCCGCCCTCAACGCCATCGACCCCTGCAGCGTCCGCGGCAGCCGCGCAGGCGCAGAGCCCGGTCTGGCAGGACATCTGGTGGAGCCGCCGCTACGAGATCGGCGTGCTCGGCGCCATGCTCGCCGTGTTGGCCGCGATCCTGGTGTTACAGGATACGGTGACCGCCCACGGCCAATTCTACTATCGCCTGCGCACCGGCTACATGCTGCTGACCCTGGTGTTTCTCGGCCTGATCGCCAATGCGCAGCTGTCGGTGGTGAATGTCCTCACCTTCATTCACGCGCTGCTCTCGGGCTTTCGCTGGGAGCTGTTTCTGCTTGATCCGCTGGTGTTCCTGCTGTGGAGCTTCGTCGCCGTCTCGATGCTGTTCTGGGGGCGTGGCGTGTTCTGCGGCTGGCTGTGTCCGTTCGGCACGCTGCAGGAGCTGTCCAATCATCTGGCGCGGCGGATCGGCATCAAGCAGATCGAGGTGCCGTTCGGGCTGCACGAGCGGCTCTGGATGATCAAATATGTCGGCTTCGTCGCCATCCTCGCCATCTCCTTGCGCTCGATCCTCGCCGCCTTCACGGTGGCCGAGATCGAGCCGTTCAAGACCACGATCACGATGAAGCTGATGCGCGAATGGCCGTTCGTGCTGTATGCGTTGACCCTGCTCGGCGCCGGACTGTTCATCGAGCGCTTCTACTGCCGCTACCTCTGCCCGCTCGGCGCGGCGCTGGCGATCCCTGCCCGCATGCGCATGTTCGAATGGCTGAAGCGCTACCGGGAATGTGGCGCCGAATGCCATGTCTGCGCCCGCCGCTGCACCGTGCAGGCGATCCATCCGCTCGGCCAGATCAACCCGAACGAATGCATCTACTGCCTGAAATGCCAGGCCAACTACTTCGATAGCGAGACCTGCCTTCATCTGAAGAAGCGCGCGCAACGGCGCACGCCCTTGCCGCCGCCGACTTCGGCTCCTCCGGCCCGGTCATCGTGA
- a CDS encoding FAD:protein FMN transferase has product MGAAARILLNMPRAQDARGIIDLVEAEIERLETILSLFRSDSQLCRLNREGYLAQPSSDLRRALGLGLGISRLTDGLFDPTVQALWEAHVDWFRDQDHTTLPPDGVIASARRLVNWRKVQVAPDVIRLGEGQRITLNGLGQGYVTDRVAELLVGRGLTNVLVDLGEQRALGPRPDHSPWLIARRDAASIALSRGALATSEGSGCVLGARGAAHHLFDPRSGRSAQQWQTITVHHDSAAVADALSTAFSVASADELQRLQPRVGRPAIWATDLTGRHHHWPASNPENIAG; this is encoded by the coding sequence ATGGGGGCCGCCGCCCGCATTCTCCTCAACATGCCTCGCGCGCAAGACGCGCGTGGGATCATCGACCTCGTCGAGGCGGAAATCGAGCGTCTGGAAACGATCCTGAGCTTGTTCCGGTCCGACTCACAATTGTGTCGGCTCAATCGAGAGGGGTATCTCGCACAACCGAGCAGCGATCTACGCCGGGCCCTTGGATTGGGTCTCGGCATCTCCAGGCTCACCGACGGCCTGTTCGATCCGACCGTGCAGGCGCTTTGGGAGGCTCATGTCGACTGGTTCAGGGATCAGGATCACACCACGCTGCCGCCCGACGGGGTGATCGCTTCTGCGCGACGCCTGGTGAATTGGCGGAAGGTGCAAGTCGCACCCGATGTGATCCGCCTCGGCGAAGGTCAGCGCATCACGCTCAACGGACTTGGCCAGGGCTATGTCACCGATCGTGTGGCGGAGCTGCTTGTTGGCCGCGGCCTGACCAACGTCCTGGTCGATCTCGGCGAGCAGCGCGCGCTTGGACCGCGCCCCGACCACTCACCCTGGCTGATCGCCCGCCGCGACGCCGCGTCGATCGCGCTCAGTCGTGGCGCTCTCGCCACGTCCGAAGGCTCAGGCTGTGTGCTGGGCGCCCGCGGCGCCGCGCACCATTTGTTCGATCCGCGCAGTGGCCGCAGCGCCCAGCAGTGGCAAACGATCACCGTCCATCACGACTCGGCCGCGGTTGCCGATGCGCTTTCGACCGCGTTCTCCGTGGCAAGCGCCGACGAGCTGCAGCGGTTGCAGCCGAGGGTGGGACGCCCCGCGATCTGGGCGACCGACCTGACCGGCCGGCATCATCACTGGCCGGCGAGCAACCCGGAAAACATCGCCGGGTGA
- a CDS encoding Crp/Fnr family transcriptional regulator yields MAAPTPVDIELAAQIPVLSGLKPHEMAVLLDGASILNLRPGRALFRQGDAAEAFFIIMEGWIKLYRVTAAGDEAVLNVLGKGESLAEAVTFTSGHYPATARAATATRVMVIPAGHVLSCIRGMPEVAIAMIASTSQHLHRLALQIERLMARSAMQRVAEFLASLAPGTTGPCTIKLPYDKSLIAGRLGLKPESLSRVFAKLRSVGVDVRASNVVVRDMAQLCQLVDCDTAPCPIKPRLMCRDRPVAIQPAAKSA; encoded by the coding sequence ATGGCAGCGCCCACTCCGGTTGATATCGAGCTCGCTGCGCAGATCCCTGTCTTGAGCGGCCTCAAGCCGCACGAGATGGCCGTCCTGCTCGATGGAGCCAGCATCCTGAACCTTCGTCCAGGGCGCGCGCTGTTCCGGCAGGGTGACGCAGCGGAGGCGTTCTTCATCATCATGGAGGGGTGGATCAAGCTGTATCGAGTCACGGCGGCGGGCGACGAGGCGGTGCTCAACGTGCTGGGCAAGGGCGAGAGCCTTGCCGAGGCCGTCACCTTTACATCCGGCCACTATCCCGCCACGGCCCGCGCAGCGACCGCGACGCGGGTCATGGTCATTCCCGCCGGCCACGTGCTGAGCTGCATTCGCGGGATGCCCGAAGTCGCGATCGCGATGATCGCGTCGACGTCGCAGCACCTGCATCGATTGGCGCTGCAGATCGAGCGGTTGATGGCGCGGAGCGCCATGCAGAGGGTCGCGGAATTCCTGGCCTCGCTGGCGCCAGGCACCACGGGGCCATGCACGATCAAGCTGCCCTACGACAAGTCCCTGATTGCCGGCCGGCTCGGTCTCAAGCCCGAATCCCTGTCGCGGGTGTTTGCCAAGCTGCGCTCGGTCGGCGTCGATGTCCGCGCGTCCAACGTCGTGGTGCGCGATATGGCCCAGCTCTGCCAACTCGTCGACTGCGACACGGCGCCTTGTCCCATCAAGCCGCGGCTCATGTGTCGCGACCGTCCGGTTGCGATCCAGCCGGCCGCCAAGTCCGCTTAG
- the ubiV gene encoding ubiquinone anaerobic biosynthesis protein UbiV: MQLTLGPVLYNWQPERWRDFYFRIADEAPVDRVVVGEVVCSKRAPFFEPYLPEVIERLAAAGKQVLLGSLVLVSLRRERRQTASLAEFGDGLVEVNDLTCLKSIAGRPHAIGPFVNIYNEASAAFHAAKGATRICLPPELPLSSVAAIAGAVPQVAIEVFAFGRVPLAISARCYHARLHKLAKDNCRFVCEQDPDGLVVTTLEDQAFLNMNGVQTLSHACSNLLGDLDRLKQGGVRSLRLSPQACDMVAVSRQFQAVLAGRVEAEAAELCLRELYPDVPFANGFLHGAPGASYVSA, encoded by the coding sequence ATGCAACTCACTTTGGGGCCCGTGCTCTACAATTGGCAGCCGGAGCGCTGGCGTGATTTCTACTTTCGCATCGCCGACGAGGCGCCGGTCGACCGCGTCGTGGTCGGCGAGGTCGTGTGCTCGAAGCGCGCGCCGTTCTTCGAGCCGTATCTGCCTGAAGTCATCGAACGGCTTGCAGCGGCCGGCAAGCAGGTGCTGCTGGGATCGCTGGTCCTGGTGTCGTTGCGGCGCGAGCGCCGGCAGACGGCCAGCCTCGCCGAATTCGGCGACGGTCTCGTCGAGGTCAACGACCTCACCTGCCTCAAGTCGATCGCCGGCCGGCCGCACGCCATCGGTCCGTTCGTCAACATCTACAACGAGGCCAGCGCCGCGTTTCATGCCGCCAAGGGCGCCACCCGGATCTGCCTGCCGCCGGAGCTGCCGCTGTCTTCGGTTGCCGCGATCGCCGGCGCCGTGCCGCAGGTCGCGATCGAAGTGTTCGCCTTCGGCCGTGTGCCGCTCGCGATCTCCGCGCGCTGCTATCACGCCCGCCTCCACAAGCTCGCCAAGGACAATTGCCGCTTCGTGTGCGAGCAGGATCCGGACGGCCTCGTCGTGACGACGCTGGAGGATCAGGCGTTCCTCAACATGAATGGCGTGCAGACGCTGTCGCATGCCTGCTCGAACCTGCTCGGTGATCTCGATCGTCTGAAGCAAGGCGGCGTGAGATCGCTGCGGCTGTCGCCTCAGGCCTGCGACATGGTCGCGGTGTCCAGGCAATTCCAGGCGGTCCTGGCGGGCCGCGTGGAGGCCGAAGCAGCAGAACTCTGCTTGCGCGAGCTCTATCCGGACGTTCCGTTTGCCAACGGCTTCCTGCACGGGGCCCCCGGTGCGTCCTACGTCTCGGCGTAG
- the ubiU gene encoding ubiquinone anaerobic biosynthesis protein UbiU gives MELICPAGTPAALKSAVEAGADAVYCGFADETNARNFPGLNFSREQLREGVALAHRRGAKVLVAINTFPRAGAVDLWHRAVDDAVKAGADALILADVGLMDYTARRHPEQRLHVSVQAAAANVDAIAFYVENFGARRVVLPRVLSVPEIAEITRETACETEVFVFGGLCVMAEGRCSLSSYATGKSPNMQGVCSPPSHVVYQETPQGTTSRLGGFTINRFGRNEPAGYPTLCKGRFSTAQGAGYLFEDPVSLDATTLLAGLREAGVTALKIEGRQRGRAYVDGVVRHFRSVLAALDAGLSTEAPGLTAFTEGQATTQGAYRKTWR, from the coding sequence ATGGAGCTGATCTGTCCGGCAGGGACGCCGGCGGCGCTGAAGAGCGCGGTCGAAGCCGGCGCCGATGCCGTCTATTGCGGCTTCGCCGACGAGACCAATGCCCGCAACTTTCCCGGGCTGAATTTCAGCCGCGAACAGTTGCGTGAAGGCGTAGCGCTCGCGCATCGGCGCGGCGCCAAGGTGCTGGTCGCGATCAATACCTTCCCGCGGGCCGGCGCGGTCGATTTGTGGCATCGCGCGGTCGATGATGCCGTGAAGGCCGGCGCCGACGCCCTGATCCTCGCCGATGTCGGGCTGATGGACTACACGGCGCGGCGCCATCCCGAACAGCGGCTGCATGTCTCGGTGCAAGCGGCGGCGGCGAATGTCGACGCGATCGCGTTCTATGTCGAGAATTTCGGCGCCCGCCGCGTGGTGCTGCCGCGCGTGCTGAGCGTGCCCGAGATCGCCGAGATCACCCGTGAGACGGCCTGCGAGACCGAGGTGTTCGTGTTCGGCGGACTCTGCGTGATGGCCGAGGGACGCTGCTCGCTGTCCTCCTACGCCACCGGCAAGTCACCGAACATGCAGGGCGTGTGCTCGCCGCCGAGCCACGTCGTCTATCAGGAGACGCCACAGGGAACGACCTCGCGGCTCGGCGGCTTCACCATCAACCGCTTCGGGCGCAACGAGCCCGCCGGCTATCCGACGCTGTGCAAGGGTCGCTTCTCGACCGCGCAGGGCGCCGGCTACCTCTTCGAGGATCCGGTCAGCCTCGATGCCACGACCCTGCTCGCCGGCCTGCGCGAAGCCGGTGTCACCGCGCTCAAGATCGAGGGCCGCCAGCGCGGCCGCGCCTATGTTGACGGGGTCGTGCGGCATTTTCGCAGCGTGCTGGCAGCGCTCGACGCCGGCCTGTCCACCGAGGCGCCCGGCCTCACCGCGTTCACCGAAGGGCAGGCCACCACGCAGGGCGCCTACCGCAAGACCTGGCGTTAG
- the ubiT gene encoding ubiquinone anaerobic biosynthesis accessory factor UbiT → MNSLQDASSTSLPLLPPLLGQILRPLPLLPLQIALGAFLRGLLRRHPHLLDRLGSHRGKRFGIKPTDLPFAFVIQADPQRPQLAAVRELPTDLDASISASIVSLLALVEGRLDGDALMFSRQLVIEGDIEAVLALRNAIDDAGLDLVGEIAALSGPLSVPAQRLLAAARDALLKSTTNESGMRRWS, encoded by the coding sequence ATGAACTCTCTCCAGGATGCGTCCTCGACGTCGTTGCCGCTGTTGCCGCCACTGCTTGGGCAGATACTGCGTCCGTTGCCTTTGCTGCCGCTGCAGATCGCGCTCGGCGCCTTCCTGCGCGGCCTCTTGCGCCGGCATCCGCATCTGCTCGACCGGCTCGGGTCGCATCGCGGAAAGCGCTTTGGCATCAAGCCGACCGATCTGCCGTTCGCATTCGTGATTCAGGCGGACCCGCAGCGACCGCAACTCGCGGCGGTGCGCGAGCTGCCGACCGATCTCGATGCCTCCATCTCCGCGTCGATCGTCAGCCTGTTGGCGCTGGTCGAGGGCCGCCTCGACGGCGATGCGCTGATGTTTTCGCGTCAGCTCGTCATCGAAGGCGATATCGAGGCGGTGCTGGCGCTGCGCAACGCGATCGACGATGCCGGTCTGGATCTGGTCGGTGAGATCGCGGCGCTCTCGGGTCCGCTCAGTGTGCCCGCGCAGCGCCTGCTCGCGGCCGCGCGCGACGCGCTGCTGAAATCGACGACGAACGAAAGCGGGATGCGACGATGGAGCTGA